The nucleotide sequence TGAACAGGATGCGGTCGTCGTCCTTCGCTTTGTCAAAGAACCACAACGTCGCCGGCAGCGTGACGGTGTAGAACATGTTCGACGGCAAGGTCAGCATGCCGTAGATCAGATTCTTTTCGATCAGCGTTTTGCGAATCTCGGCTTCGCTGTGCCGAGCGTCCGACGCACTGTTGGCCATGACCAGGGCCGCCCGCCCCGTTTCATTGAGCGACGTCGCAAACAGGTTGATCCAGAGGTAGTTGGCGTTGGGGACGGTCTCCTTGCCCTCGTCAGCCTTCTTCGACTTGGTTTTCTTCTGCGGAATGCCATGATCGCTAAACCGGCGATCGTCGCGAACGCGGCTCAGGTTGACGTCGTCGACATTAAATGGCGGATTGGCGAGGACGAAGTCGAACTTGCCATAGCTGTCGACCAAATCGTCGTAGTAGCTGTTGCCTTGCTTGATCTCGCCCCGCAACCCGTTGACGGCCAAGTTCATCTTGGCCAGGTTCACCGTTTCACCTGTCTTCTCTTGACCGTAGACGTAGATGTCATCGGCGGACGCTTTCTTGCCTTTCCCTTTGGTGCTCGCCAACGCTTCTCGGTGCTTCTTCACGAACTGGACCGAGTGAACGAACATGCCACCGCTGCCGCACGCCGGGTCAAACACTTTACCGCCGTGGGGCTGGATGATTTCGACCATCACCCGCACGACGCTCTTGGGCGTGAAGAACTCCCCACCACCCTGGCCCTCGGCCAACGCAAAGTTGCCCAGAAAGTATTCGTAAATCTGACCAAAGACGTCGCCTTCGGCATCAGCTGGAATATCGGCAAACGTTTTCAGCAATGACTTCAACAGCGACGACGAATTGTCCGGCATCAGCTCGAAGTAGTCGTCCTTGGGAAGCGTGTCTTCGAGTTCCGGTTTATGCTGCTCTATCGCCACCATCGCTTGCTTGATCTTGTTGGCGATGTTCTCCTTTTCGGGCAGTTCCAGCAGGTACTCGTACCGAGCCTCGTCGGGCAGGTAGAACCCACACTTGGCGATCGCAATCTCGGAAATCGGTTTCTCTCGGCGCGTGCCCGATAGCTTTTCAAACTCCGCGTTAATCTCGGCCTCGTGCCCACGATAGATATTGTCGGCAAAGCGAAGGAAGATCAGCCCCAGAATCGGCGTCGAATACTGGTTCGCCTTCAACCCCGAGTTCGCCCGCAGATTATCCGCCGCACTCCAAAGCTGCTTTTCCAGTTGTTTCAATTGTTCGCGGTTCAAGCGTCTTGCTCTTGGAATTTGATGTGTTTGAAAAGCGATTAAGAAGTCGCTCGAGTCGCTATCCAGCGAAAGGACAATTGTAGCTGGCCCATCATCTAGCGTTAATCAGGGGGTTAGGAGATCGTGATCGTTGGAGACGTGGAAGAATCGTCAACATGGATTGTCTCGGGCTCGTGACGCCGCAGCGGGCTGGCGCTGCTAAAGGTCGAACCACCGACAAGCATCAGTGGATACCATTGATGCTCCAAGACGGAACTCGGAATACCATCTTTCCACCAACTGCGAGTCACCGGTGATTCGCTGGAGGTGCGCGGCACACCATCGTGCGCGACGTAATTGTTGAGCATAAACCGGTAATCAACCGAGGCTTCGAGCAACGGACGGGTAACAAAAATGTCCACGACGCAACCGGCAATATCTTTCAATGCAAATGGTCCTACCGATGCATCAAAAAGATTGACGCTCCATGAATTCGAGAAGAACTTAACTTGCTCAGGGTGGTGAGATTGGCCAGATCCGACGTGTTTGCTTGGGTCACTCCACATCCACGCCTTCCCAACTGTCTTAATTCGACTTTCAGATCGACAATAAAGAAACAGCGAATCCCTTCGTGGACGGATACCAGAAATCGAGATCAGCACCGCCATGTCGTCTTGTATCGGTATCGGTTTGTCTCCAAGCGAGAACGAGACGGACACATGATTGAATGGAAGAACCGATGAGGAAAAAAACTCGATGCGATCAAGACGAGACTCGATAGAACGCTGCTGATTGATAATAAGTTGCTCCAATTGCCCACCGAAGCGGGCAAAAAACGCTGCTTGTTCTGCCTCCGATAGCGAAAGCTTCAAGTACTGATAACGGAGCCCCAGGCCTTCGGGACTATCCAGAACTTGCCGGATTCGTTCACGCCAAAATACATCGACATGAGTCACCCCTTTTTTGAATGCCGCATCCCGTAGCTTTTCAATCTCAGCGGGCGTCAGATCGACATTCGTAAAGAACACAAACGATCGAAGATCTGGTTCTGCCTGTAGAGCGCTTTTAAGATCGTCGTGGAACTTGTTGGTTGCTTCTCGCTTGTTCTTCGCAGAGTCTTCAACCGAGTTTTGAAAACCAATCCCTCCGAGACACCGGGTCTCGCCACGAAAGATGGCTTCAATGTCACGCCCACCGTCCGGCCCGCCTTCAGGACGGCGCGGTGTCACCGCGGAGTACTGTCGATCTAACGACAAAATTGCGAGACACATACGCTCTCGTCCGGGTTGATCACCGTTAAGCCGTGATCGCAATCGTTCATCTGTGTCGCGGTGGTCAGTCATTTTCGTTCACGTAAAGAGACTAGGTCATTTTGATCAATCGTCGGCTTTGATTGCGACCGCGTTAACCACCCGTCGGAGAGAAACAGAGACTCTGAGAGTTCTCTGTTGAGACCACCGCGAGGGCGGACCTGACGGCTGGGATCGGGTCCGGGCTGACGGTCTCGGCAAGAGAACCGAGAGCGCGGGTGTCCGCGGCGTGGCGGGCCAGTGGGCCGCGAAACGCGGGGATAAACGAAAAACGCCCGCGGACCAATGCTGGCCAGCAGGCGTTAAGTGGGCGGTCGGAAAATTCCAAGATTTTCCGACGAGCTCCCCCGGCAGGACTCGAACCTGCGACAAGGCGGTTAACAGCCGCCTGCTCTACCAACTGAGCTACAGGGGATTGAGGAGCTTTTGGCGTGAGCCGGACGGGGATGATCGACACTCCGGTCCGCCAAAGCGACGAATGTTAAAGACTTCCGTCGTCGGCTTCAACCCAGTTAGATCGCCTTTTTTCCCGCTCCCGCACGCTACACGACCGGCTGTCGGCGGCCGAATCGGATTGTGCCTGTTTTGCGGCCTTCGGCGCGACGTCAGGCCCGGCGTTTGGTCATCCAGATCTGGTTTCCGTCGTCATTGAAGCGGACATCGGACATGATTTCGCGGATCAGCAGGACGCCGCGACCCCCGGGGGCTTCCAGCAAGTGTTCGCTGGTCGGATCCGGCACCGCGTCCGGGTCGAACCCATCGCCTTCATCGGTGATCCGAATTTGAACTTCGTCGCCGTCGCAGTGCAGGTGGACTTCGATCCGCTTTTCGGTGTCGTGTCGGTTGCCGTGGCGAATGGCATTGGCGATCGCTTCTTCGTACGCCAAGTGAACCCGAAACACCTCTTCGTCGGGCCATCCGTATTGTCGCATCGCGTCGGCCAGTTGCAGCCCCAGTTGCGAGCCCACCGAGAGGTCCGAAGGCAGGTGCTGGCGAAACTGCCATCGCTCGACATCCGAGCTTGTTTCGGACTCGGCGTCTGGCTGTGGGGCGGCACCACGCTGGGGGCACGCATCGAGTCGAGCGTCGGGATCGGGATGGGCGTCAGGTGCCCGTCCGGAGTCGGACGCGTCGTCGGCACCGGAAAGTCGATCCGGATGGGAGTCGTGATCGTGCATGGGCAGAGAGATCATGGAACGCGATGAGTTCGGTGGCAGCCGACCGGACTGGGTACTTTAACTGAAAAATACGGATCGATGATCAAGTCAGTTCGCTGCCGGGATGCGGCATCGACTGGCGAGCATCCTGATCCGGCGGGTCATTGGCTGGCACGCTGGGCGGAGAGAAGGATCAGCCGGTTTTCTTCGCGAAATTCGGTGATCTGGCCGGTAATACTCCATTGGTCATCCGCCACGTCGTCGTTGATGGCTTCGACGATTCGCTGCAGCATCAAGTTTTCGACACAAATCATCTGGGGCAACCGGCGGGGAACCGTTCGCTGTTGTTCCGGAGGTGCGTGCATGGCACTGGTGCGGGAGGTCGTCCGCGTCAGCAAACCGCGTGAGGATTGAATGGTTTCGGTGATCGTTTGCGATCGATTCACCTGTGATCCCGTGCCCGATGCTGGCGGATTGGCATCGACATTTTCTGGGATAAAGACCCATCGTCGACCGAGCTTGGCGACGCGTCCGCGGGTGGGCGGAATGCGGGTGCCTTCGCGAAGCCGGTAGACGCGCCCGATCGTCCGACGACTTTCGTCAGGAGCTTCCAGATCCGCATCGTTGTTGGCGTCGTATTGGGAACTCGTCGGCGATGCGCCGGTGGCGAAGACGCTGGACGCACCAACCGACGGGGCTGTGATGGCGGGCGTTTGCGCAGTGGCCTGTTGATCAAGCAGGTGAATCGGCGAGCACACCGTCAGCATGGTCGATACCAAGACGATTGTTCGCTTCCGAGGTCCGGCGAAATGCATCGGACGACGAATCCAACAAGTCATCAACAATAACAGCAACATGAGTTTGTGATCGGTGGGAGGGAGTCCAGGAGTGTTGCGTGAGATCGTTTGCCCAAAGCAGCGTTTCGGTTCAGGCATCGTGCCGATCTGCTGCGACGCGATGCGACGGTCACGTACGCGTGGCTGGTGGGCGCTGGAGGCGATCGGTGCCCGCGGAGCCGATGGGTGAAAGCAGCGACTCGGGTGCAACGTCCTGTGTCGTTCGGTTGCAGGTCTTTGGTGCGACGCCGCGATCGTGCCGGTGGCATCGATGCGAGCGGTCACAATGTGCTCGCCTTGCCAACCTGCACGTCGGATCCGTTCGCACTTTGGGAGCAGCGTGCAGGCAGGGACAGTGGGGGATCGACCGAGATCAGGATCCGTCGCGAGGCATTGCGATCGCGTGCAGGCTGACCACGGCGCCGACGGTGATCATGGCCATCCCGAGCCACCGTGGCAGTTCCACACGCTTGGTCGGTTTGGGATGAACTTGCATGAAGAACGACTGCATGTTGTAGTCCGGCTGAGCGGCCGTCTTCTGGGAGACTTTGGCCAGGGTGCGCGTCGTCGGTTCGTTCAGCACAAACGATTCGACCATACGGAATTGGATGCCCAGCAGGATGAGCAGGACGCCCAACAGAAAGTATCGGTTGCGTGTGAAATGCATGGGATTCACGACATGAAAGGGCGTGGCGGCGGACAGGGATCACTGCGGTCTGGCGGCGGTGCAACAGTGGACGCGCGGCCGAGCCGGGGACGAGGTCCCCGCGGTCGGTCCGACGTTGCGACACCACCATCGTGACGGGGAGGCGTCAATCGACACGGCAAGGCGAACCGAAACCGGATCGACATGCGACAGGCGAGCCGCCCGGAAAAGTCATCGCGTTTAAAGGGAGGGACGCGAGACTTTCCGGGTTGCCAAGACTTTGATTCGTCCAGAAGCCCGCCGGATCTGGAAGACTTCTGCGATCGGTGGGACTTTGTCGTTGGGGCCGGTTGTGCCGGAGACCCGTTGCGTGCGGGTGCTGGTCGCTTGGCGTCCGTCGCTGTGTCTGGAGATTTCCGAAGCGGCGGATTGACCGGGGCGTGACCGTAGAGGCGATCGATTCGCCACAAAATGTAACCTGAGGGCCTGTTTTGTCCCGGCCTCTGGCGGTCTAGATTGAGCGTCGTTCAACCGTCGCGACATGATCGCGTCCGGCGGCTTGTCAGGATTGCATCCTGTAGCCGTTCCATCAGGTGAGTTTCCATTTCGACCCCAGCTTCTTTTCGAACCGACATGCCCATTCGTCCGATCCGAAAACTATTGGTCGCCAACCGCAGCGAAATCGCAACCCGAGTCTTTCGCAGTGCCACCGAGCTGGGAATCCGAACGGTCGCGATTTATTCCCACGAGGACCGTTACGCGCTGCACCGTTTCAAGGCGGATGAGGCCTATCAGGTCGGCGAACCGGGCGAGCCGATTCGGTGCTATTTGAACATTCCCGCCATCGTCGAACTGTGCAAGGAGCACGACGTCGACGCGGTGCACCCGGGGTACGGCTTTCTGTCGGAGAACCCTGAGTTTGCCAAAGCGTTGCAAGACGCGGGCATCATGTTCGTCGGTCCCAGCGTTCGGTCGTTGGAGATGTTGGGCGACAAGATGTCGGCTCGCCGATTGGCCGAGGCCGCGAAGGTGCCAATTCTGGGTGGAACGAACGAGGCGGTTCGCGAGGCGGACGAGGCGATTTCGATCGCCGAAAAAATCGGCTTTCCCGTGATTTTGAAAGCGGCCAAGGGCGGTGGCGGTCGCGGCATGCGAGTGGTCGAAAAGAAAGACGATTTGCCAGCGGCGCTGGAGGCCGCCCAACGCGAAGCCAAGACCGCGTTTGGCAGCGATGAAGTGTTCGTCGAACGATTCATCCAAAACGCACGTCACATCGAAGTCCAGTTGATCGGTGACCAGTGCGGGAATCTGATCCACTTGTACGAGCGTGACTGCAGCGTCCAACGCCGTCACCAAAAGGTGGTAGAAATTGCTCCGGCACCAAACCTTGCACCGGAGGTTCGTGACGGGCTGTGTGATGCGGCGCTTCGTATCGGTCGCGCGGTCAGCAGTGATGGTGGCAACAGCTATGACAACGCCGGGACGGTCGAGTTTCTTTACGACGTCGACAAGCAAGACTTCTTCTTTATCGAAGTCAATCCGCGAATTCAGGTTGAACACACGGTCACCGAAGAAGTGACGGGAATTGACGTCGTTCGGACACAGATCTTGGTGGCCCAAGGGCATGCGTTGGACAGCGAACTGGTCGGGGTTCCCGAACAGTCACAGATTCACACCACGGGTTTTGCGATTCAGTGCCGTGTGACCACCGAGGACCCGGTCAATCAGTTCCGTCCCGACTATGGTCGCGTCAGTCACTATCGACCGGCCGCCGGTTTGGGCATTCGTTTGGATGCGGGCAGCGCGTTCAGTGGCGCGGTGGTCAATCCGTTCTATGATTCGATGCTGGTGAAGGTGACCGCACGAGGGCGTGATCTGGCGACCGCGGCGTCGCGGATGGATCGATGCTTGCAAGAGTTCCGTGTCCGCGGCGTGAAGACGAACATTCCGTTCTTGATCCAGATGGTCAACCATCCCGTATTCCTGGCGGGCCAGGCGACCACGCGGTTGATCGATACGACGCCGGATTTGGTGCGTTTCCCGACGCGTCAGGACCGTGCGACGAAGTTGCTTTCCTTCTTGGGCGAAACGATCGTCAACGGCAATGCTTTGGTCGCCGATCGTCCCGTGGCAACGCGTCGGTTGCCAGCGCCGACGCCGAAGGTGCACCGGGCCGATCCGTTGCCCGAGGGAACCAAGGACATCTTTAAACGCGAAGGCATCAAAGGACTGGTCGCGTGGATCGAAAAGCAACAAGGTTTGTTGCTGACCGACACGACCATGCGTGATGCCCACCAATCGCTGTTGGCGACTCGGGTGCGAACGTTTGACATGTTGCAAATCGCGCCGGCTTATGCCGCGATGGCGTCGTCGCTGTTTTCGGTCGAAATGTGGGGCGGTGCCACGTTCGACACCAGCATGCGTTTCTTGAAGGAGTCGCCTTGGCAGCGGTTGGCCGACCTGAGCCAGGCGATGCCAAACCTGTTGACACAGATGTTGCTGCGGGCCAGCAACGCGGTCGGCTATACGAACTATCCCGACAACGTGGTCCGCCTGTTCGTTCGCGAGGCGGTGCAGTGCGGCATGGACGTGTTTCGTGTTTTTGACGCGTTGAACTGGCAAGAAAACATGAAGGTCGCCATGGAAGCGGTGATCGAAGAAGGCGGGATTTGCGAAGCGTCGATTTGTTATACCGGCGACCTGCAAGACCCGGGGCGAACCAAGTACGACTTGAAGTACTACGTCGATCTGGCCAAGCAGTTGGAAAAGATGGGCGCGCACCTGTTGGCCATCAAAGACATGGCGGGGCTGTTGAAGCCGGCGTCGGCGGTGAAGTTGATCCAAGCACTGCGACAAGAAATCGGTATCCCCATTCATCTGCACACCCACGATACCGCGGGCATCCAAGCGTCAACGATTTTGGCGGCATCGGCCGAAGGGCTGCAAATTGCCGATGCGGCGTTCGCGCCGATGTCGGGCGGGACCAGCCAAGTCAACTTGAACACGTTGGTCGAGGCGTTGCGGTACACCGATCGAGCCAGCGATCTGTCGACGGATCATCTGACGAAGCTGGCGACATACTGGCAGGCGACTCGAGAGTTCTACACGCCCTTCGAAAGCTCCGTGCTTCCGGCGACCGGCGACTTGTACGATCACGAAATGCCCGGTGGCCAATACACGAACTTGTTCCAGCAAGCCCGCGCGCTGGGGCTATCGGATCGTTGGGCAGAAGTCTGTCGGGCCTATGCGGACGTGAACCGGTTGTTCGGTGACATTGTGAAGGTCACGCCGACCAGCAAGGCCGTCGGCGATATGGCGTTGTTCTTGGTCGCCAACGAAATGTCCGCCGATGAGGTCATGACCAGCGAGAAGGCTTTGGCGTTTCCCGCCAGTGTGTTGGATCTGATCGGCGGCAAGATGGGCCAGCCGCCCGGCGGTTTCCCACAGCCCGTAATGCAGCGGATCTTGGGCGATACGCCGCCGATCACCGATCGACCCGGGGCCACGATGCCCGACTCGGACATCGAAAAGGCGCGGCAAACGGCGGAACAACTGACCGGCCGAACTGCCAACGACCGCGATGCGGTGACTCACCTTTTGTATCCGAAGGTGTTCGAAGACTTTGCCAAACACGAAAACCAATACGGCGATGTTTCGGCCCTGGCCACACCCAACTTCTTCTATGGCCAAGAGCCCGGTGAAGAACTGGCCGTTGACATCGAAAAGGGCAAGCGGCTGATCATCAAGTACATCACCACCGGCGCGCCGCACCCCAACGGCACGCGGACGGTGTTCTTTGAGCTGAACGGTCAACCGCGTGATGTCACCGTCGTCGACCGATCGCTGGAACCGGAAACCAAGGCGGCGGTCAAAGCCGATCCGCAGAATCCATGTCACGTTGCCGCGTCGATGCCCGGCATGGTGATCACGGTAGCCGTCACGGAAGGCCAGCATGTCAAGGCGGGCCAGAAATTGGTCAGTCTGGAAGCGATGAAAATGGAAACCATGATCAACGCACCGCTGGACGGAACGATCGAGACCATCGAAACGCCGACGGGAACACAAGTCGAAGCCGGCGATCTGTTGATCGTGATGAAGTCCTAAACGGATTTCAGCGGGCGTCGGCCAGCGGCGATTCGTTGGCCGACGTCAGGGTTTGTTCGGCTGACGGTGCCGTTTGTGGCGGTTCGCTTTCGTCACCGGCTTGTCCCAGCGTGACGATCAGAGACCGAACCGTTGGTGGCACATCGTCGGTGCTGCGGACCATGTAATCGACTTGGTATTGTCCGTCGTCCAGCGAACGATCGGGAATGAATCGCAGTTGTTTGGTTTCACCCGGCTTCAACCAAACGCCGTAGCCGTCGGCCATTTCCAGGGTCCATCCGGCGGCACTGGCCAGGGTCAAGCGTGCGTCGACGGGAAGGTAGCCTTCGCCGGCATTGGTCGCGGTCATGCTGAGATAGCGTCTGGACCCGTCCTGTTGCAGTTGCAGATCACCCAATTGCAGGTCGGCCGCCGGAGCGTCGCCGAATAACATGGCGACGGGCAATTGACGTCGTGAGGCCTGGCCCGATTCGCTTTCGGAAACGATATCCAAGACTCCAAAGATGGCGTCAGTGTGATCGCCGGAGCGTTGCATCGACAGACGGACTGATTTGGTGCGTCCGGGTTTCAGTTGAAAATCGTCGCTGGAAACTCGCACACCGGTGACGGGATGACCGTCCAGGTCACGCAAGCGGATGCGGGCCGATTGCAGGGTGTTGCCCGTGTTTTCAAATCGCAGAATGGCCGTTCGGTCGACGCCGGCGACTTGGCCCAGCCGGATTTGCGAAGGCGAAACGGAAAAGCCGTCGCCCAGGTGTGCCAGCTTTGCCTTCAGTGCGGGAAACGAGGCTGTTTTGGCGGCTAGCGAAAATTCCCGGACCACCAATTCACGTCGTCCGTTGGTGATCGCGATGCGAAAGACTTTGTCGCCTTGCAGGTCCAGGGAGTCCACTTCGGCCTGCAACTTCAGACGCGACTTGGGCATCACCCGGATCAGCGTTCGCTCGGATTCGTCTTCCAGGCTGGCTCGCGAAAGCATCGAAAGCCAAAACGGCGCAGCGGGCCGACGGCCGGCGACACCGATGTTCCCGCGGACTTTGAATTCAAAGGCATAGTCGGTCGGGTTGTCCAAATAGACGGTGGCGACCGGCATCCCCAGTTCGCTGGCAACGTGGGCTTCGGTCAGTTGCAATTGGTTCATCGCGGCAAGGTCTTTGATCCCGGTTTCGATATCGATCCGCAGGACATACTGCGTCACGAACTGGACTCCGGCGGTGGTCGTTTGACCGTCGGCGTCGCCGGTGAATTCGTTGGCCACACCGTTGTCACGGACCAAGATCCCGTAAGACAGGAAGTTGGTTTTCGCCAGCGGGACTTTGACGGTGCCTTGGATGACGTGGGATTCGCCGGGAGCCAGCGGGAACGCTGTGGATGACGTGATGTCGACTTCGTCGGGGGCACCTCCCTGTAGATCGTGCAGGATGACGCCGGATTCTTCCTGACGCAAACGAACCGCCTGCACCGTGACATTCATGTCTTTGCCGGTGGACGTGATTTTGAAGCGGAACGGAATTTCCGCGCCGCGGCGGGCTTCGAAACGCTGGACGATCGGTTCGATGTGAAACGAAGGTTCCACCGAACGCGTCAACGTCACCGATTGGCGACCGTCAGCGGTCGTGCCGGTGCGAACGCCGGTCGAGTTGGATTGCGAGGTCTGTGCGACCACGCTGGCGGACAGGCAAAGCGGCAACAGGAAGCCGAGCAAAGCGGTGTGGCGAACAAAACGTTTCATCGGAGATCAACAGTGGTGAGACGGTTGGTGTTGTCGGGTCCGCCTTTCGCATCAGGGCATCGTGTTTGTCTGGTGACCCTCCGTGTGCACCGCCGCCAGTGATCACAGGCGTCAAAGGCGAGCAGCAACGCGGAGCGGTGACGGTGACGGTGCGCCGTGGATCAGTGGGCAACCGAACCGTGGGGTGACGTCAGGGACGCCGGGACGATTGTGGGGGAAACCCGAGGTCGTTCGATGCGAGGCGAAAGGAAGATGACGACTTCGGCTTCACGAGTCTGTCGCTGAGTCGTCTCGAAAAGGTAGCCCAGCAGTGGCAGTCTGCTTAAACCAGGGATGCGATTGATGCGGTCCACGGTTTCTTTCTGGACAAGTCCGCCGATTACGATGGTTTTGCGGTCTTCGACGTGGACCGTTGTCGACACGGATCGTCGGTTGATGATTGGGAACGGATTGACCGCCAATTCAGTGTTGGCATTCCGGATGTCTTCGCTGACTTCCGCTTTTTCGATATCGATCGTGACGGTGTTTTCCCGAATCGTCGGGGTCAGCGCCAGGGTTATGCCGGATTCCACCTTTTGTATTTCTTGTTGAAAGAAATACGCGTTGTTGTCGGACGTGCTTTGAGGCTGGATGCTGAAGAACGTTTCGCGGTTGATCGCGATGTTGGCTTGTTCGCCGTCTTGCGCCATCACGTGTGGTGTCGCACGGATCGTCAGGTAACCGTGTTCGCAAAGCAGTTTGACGAAGGCCGATGTTTGGGCAAAATCGCTGAAGGCTTGTCGGCCACCGGCGGGACTGTAAACGCCTGACAACGCCAAGCCGTTGGCACCCAGTCTGGCAAGTGTTTCGCCGTTCAACTGGACGGCGTGTTGCCAGTCCAGCCCGAATTGGAAACCCGAATCCGGGGACACCACACAAATGATCGCTTCCAGTGTCACTTGTGGGATCGGTTGGTCGATGGCGGCGAAGCGCTTTTGAATCGCCGCAACGGTATTCGATGGCGCATCGATCATGACCAGGTTGCTGCCGTTGACCAATTCCACGTAGGGTTCGAATCGATCGGGCAGCGTGTCGACCAGCGTTTTGGGGCTGACATGATTCGGACGATAGGGGACTTGCGTGCTGATGTAGGGGAACAGCGGCGAATCGGGGTCCGGTGGTGCGATGATGTATTGATTGCCCCGTTTGGCGTAGGACAGTCCCAACGGCATCAAGATCTTTTCGATCGCCTGTTCAATCGTCATCCCGTTGATTTGCGTATTGACGACGCCGGCGACTTGCGGATCCATGACCAAGTCAATCTCCGCGTCCTCGGCCAACATGATCAAGACTTCGCGGACATCCGTTTCGATGAATTCATCATCGATCAACTCATCTTCCCCGTCGGGGGAATCCGAGTTGCTGGAATCGCTGAGATGGGCCGACCAGCCTTCACCGGCGAAGTAATCCGATCCCGGCCATTGGTTCAGCTC is from Crateriforma conspicua and encodes:
- a CDS encoding ATP-binding protein produces the protein MISLPMHDHDSHPDRLSGADDASDSGRAPDAHPDPDARLDACPQRGAAPQPDAESETSSDVERWQFRQHLPSDLSVGSQLGLQLADAMRQYGWPDEEVFRVHLAYEEAIANAIRHGNRHDTEKRIEVHLHCDGDEVQIRITDEGDGFDPDAVPDPTSEHLLEAPGGRGVLLIREIMSDVRFNDDGNQIWMTKRRA
- a CDS encoding secretin and TonB N-terminal domain-containing protein, yielding MPGCVSRPLPPRPSVEELIQQAIEKSSADQAISPIETVVHEDAEIVRQETIIRDADGNVLDVQTDAPELNQWPGSDYFAGEGWSAHLSDSSNSDSPDGEDELIDDEFIETDVREVLIMLAEDAEIDLVMDPQVAGVVNTQINGMTIEQAIEKILMPLGLSYAKRGNQYIIAPPDPDSPLFPYISTQVPYRPNHVSPKTLVDTLPDRFEPYVELVNGSNLVMIDAPSNTVAAIQKRFAAIDQPIPQVTLEAIICVVSPDSGFQFGLDWQHAVQLNGETLARLGANGLALSGVYSPAGGRQAFSDFAQTSAFVKLLCEHGYLTIRATPHVMAQDGEQANIAINRETFFSIQPQSTSDNNAYFFQQEIQKVESGITLALTPTIRENTVTIDIEKAEVSEDIRNANTELAVNPFPIINRRSVSTTVHVEDRKTIVIGGLVQKETVDRINRIPGLSRLPLLGYLFETTQRQTREAEVVIFLSPRIERPRVSPTIVPASLTSPHGSVAH
- a CDS encoding N-6 DNA methylase is translated as MNREQLKQLEKQLWSAADNLRANSGLKANQYSTPILGLIFLRFADNIYRGHEAEINAEFEKLSGTRREKPISEIAIAKCGFYLPDEARYEYLLELPEKENIANKIKQAMVAIEQHKPELEDTLPKDDYFELMPDNSSSLLKSLLKTFADIPADAEGDVFGQIYEYFLGNFALAEGQGGGEFFTPKSVVRVMVEIIQPHGGKVFDPACGSGGMFVHSVQFVKKHREALASTKGKGKKASADDIYVYGQEKTGETVNLAKMNLAVNGLRGEIKQGNSYYDDLVDSYGKFDFVLANPPFNVDDVNLSRVRDDRRFSDHGIPQKKTKSKKADEGKETVPNANYLWINLFATSLNETGRAALVMANSASDARHSEAEIRKTLIEKNLIYGMLTLPSNMFYTVTLPATLWFFDKAKDDDRILFIDARNIFTQIDRAHREFSEEQIANIAVISHLRKGQRESFTRLVDGYFASGFEQLAETATRVQPIAEQVVEVLDSTPEIVAEAESAVAELLAAWKGLGKYQKQYDKYLEKHGDEGVVDKHNKAQHKLRESLDPFFEALHAGLKRLDRVVRQHQKYKADEAKAEGKRSGVDRETKEIKRRLEVLHTEIKNAESYFTHIHWLQERFPSAKYEDVTGLCKLATQADLEEQDYSLNPGRYVGVVIEEDGKTEEEFIEDLSTMQLEFESMNDEASTLASVIGDNVRLLTEDGV
- a CDS encoding pyruvate carboxylase, which produces MPIRPIRKLLVANRSEIATRVFRSATELGIRTVAIYSHEDRYALHRFKADEAYQVGEPGEPIRCYLNIPAIVELCKEHDVDAVHPGYGFLSENPEFAKALQDAGIMFVGPSVRSLEMLGDKMSARRLAEAAKVPILGGTNEAVREADEAISIAEKIGFPVILKAAKGGGGRGMRVVEKKDDLPAALEAAQREAKTAFGSDEVFVERFIQNARHIEVQLIGDQCGNLIHLYERDCSVQRRHQKVVEIAPAPNLAPEVRDGLCDAALRIGRAVSSDGGNSYDNAGTVEFLYDVDKQDFFFIEVNPRIQVEHTVTEEVTGIDVVRTQILVAQGHALDSELVGVPEQSQIHTTGFAIQCRVTTEDPVNQFRPDYGRVSHYRPAAGLGIRLDAGSAFSGAVVNPFYDSMLVKVTARGRDLATAASRMDRCLQEFRVRGVKTNIPFLIQMVNHPVFLAGQATTRLIDTTPDLVRFPTRQDRATKLLSFLGETIVNGNALVADRPVATRRLPAPTPKVHRADPLPEGTKDIFKREGIKGLVAWIEKQQGLLLTDTTMRDAHQSLLATRVRTFDMLQIAPAYAAMASSLFSVEMWGGATFDTSMRFLKESPWQRLADLSQAMPNLLTQMLLRASNAVGYTNYPDNVVRLFVREAVQCGMDVFRVFDALNWQENMKVAMEAVIEEGGICEASICYTGDLQDPGRTKYDLKYYVDLAKQLEKMGAHLLAIKDMAGLLKPASAVKLIQALRQEIGIPIHLHTHDTAGIQASTILAASAEGLQIADAAFAPMSGGTSQVNLNTLVEALRYTDRASDLSTDHLTKLATYWQATREFYTPFESSVLPATGDLYDHEMPGGQYTNLFQQARALGLSDRWAEVCRAYADVNRLFGDIVKVTPTSKAVGDMALFLVANEMSADEVMTSEKALAFPASVLDLIGGKMGQPPGGFPQPVMQRILGDTPPITDRPGATMPDSDIEKARQTAEQLTGRTANDRDAVTHLLYPKVFEDFAKHENQYGDVSALATPNFFYGQEPGEELAVDIEKGKRLIIKYITTGAPHPNGTRTVFFELNGQPRDVTVVDRSLEPETKAAVKADPQNPCHVAASMPGMVITVAVTEGQHVKAGQKLVSLEAMKMETMINAPLDGTIETIETPTGTQVEAGDLLIVMKS